From the genome of Polyangium spumosum, one region includes:
- a CDS encoding sigma 54-interacting transcriptional regulator has translation MARPLLTTQTEQEHSVQQKTVGLLVFVLRYDDLLAADSRILPPITREGAKYEVGRAPEVRPAALAGSTLLLPDPFVSRAHARLVRRRGADVLEDLGSKLGTFVNGERIEGPRALVDGDLLEIGHSLLVYRLVEPRVAVRLASLPQGIQHGPTRTLCPELASMSADLERIARTDQPVLLLAETGAGKEIAARFVHETSGRAGPFVAVDCGAIPDHLVEGELFGHRRGAFSGAVEERRGRIRSAEGGTVFLDELGNLPESAQASLLRVIQEREVTPVGGERAQKVDVRWIAATNEALFSEDSRFRADLRARLAGYVALLPPLRRRREDLGFLVADILGKTGLSSVSITKRAARALFFGELPGNIRELERALSSAAVLMGDGPIDVQHLSVVAARAASRASARAEGSAADAPPADPPTGEPQRSSSKRPTREAIEAALARTNRVQGEAARLLGVHERQLTRWMDAYGIPRAKKSSSEA, from the coding sequence ATGGCTCGGCCTCTGCTCACGACCCAAACGGAACAGGAACATTCGGTCCAGCAGAAGACCGTCGGCCTGCTCGTCTTCGTGCTGCGTTACGACGATCTGCTCGCGGCCGATTCGCGGATCCTGCCCCCGATCACCCGCGAGGGCGCGAAATACGAGGTGGGGCGCGCCCCGGAGGTCCGGCCCGCGGCGCTCGCGGGCAGCACGCTGCTCCTGCCCGATCCCTTCGTGTCACGCGCCCACGCGCGCCTCGTCCGCCGCCGTGGCGCCGACGTGCTCGAGGACCTCGGCAGCAAGCTCGGCACGTTCGTGAACGGCGAGCGCATCGAGGGGCCGCGGGCCCTCGTCGATGGGGACCTCCTCGAGATCGGCCACTCGCTCCTCGTGTATCGCCTGGTCGAGCCACGCGTGGCGGTGCGTTTGGCCTCGCTCCCCCAGGGGATCCAGCACGGCCCGACGCGCACCTTGTGCCCCGAGCTCGCGAGCATGTCGGCGGACCTCGAGCGCATCGCGCGGACCGACCAGCCGGTCCTCTTGCTCGCGGAGACGGGCGCGGGCAAGGAGATCGCCGCGCGGTTCGTGCACGAAACGAGCGGTCGTGCAGGGCCGTTCGTGGCGGTCGACTGCGGCGCGATCCCGGATCACCTCGTCGAGGGAGAGCTCTTCGGCCACCGCCGCGGGGCATTCAGCGGCGCGGTCGAGGAGCGAAGAGGCCGCATCCGCAGCGCCGAAGGGGGCACGGTTTTTCTGGACGAGCTCGGCAATCTCCCGGAGAGCGCCCAGGCGAGCCTGCTACGCGTGATCCAGGAGCGCGAGGTGACGCCGGTGGGCGGCGAGCGCGCGCAGAAGGTGGACGTACGCTGGATCGCCGCGACAAACGAGGCCCTCTTCTCCGAGGACAGCCGGTTCCGGGCGGATCTCCGGGCGCGGCTCGCGGGGTACGTCGCGCTCCTGCCGCCGCTGCGGAGACGGCGGGAGGATCTCGGGTTTCTGGTCGCCGACATCCTCGGCAAGACGGGCCTATCGAGCGTCTCGATCACGAAGCGGGCGGCGCGCGCGCTCTTCTTCGGCGAATTGCCCGGGAACATCCGCGAGCTCGAGCGAGCCCTGTCGAGCGCGGCCGTGCTGATGGGCGACGGTCCGATCGACGTGCAGCACCTGAGCGTCGTGGCCGCGCGCGCGGCGAGCCGGGCCTCTGCGCGGGCCGAGGGCTCGGCCGCGGACGCGCCGCCCGCGGATCCGCCGACGGGCGAGCCGCAGCGGAGCTCATCGAAGCGCCCGACGCGGGAGGCCATCGAGGCGGCGCTGGCCCGAACCAACCGCGTGCAGGGCGAGGCGGCGCGGCTGCTCGGTGTCCACGAGCGCCAGCTCACCCGGTGGATGGATGCGTACGGGATCCCCCGCGCCAAAAAGAGCTCTTCGGAGGCGTGA
- a CDS encoding GDSL-type esterase/lipase family protein → MTLSNSLFGLTLVFLSCASMGCAVDSMDPEMTDGDAAFVIDDEDEDVAEAEAELVVECKIQPFGDSLTAGIGGIDGYRGQLVLFPPAVGAPIRMAGLSGAYSSYNLWAAGQHLHSGYPGFRVDELTPWIQTNYVGANVILVHAGTNDLLQGQGHLNAAYDLDIMVRWLLAFNPTARILVAKIIPLAGVYAPLNAEVNAYNVYVDGIVSTLKAQGHVKVDVVDMNTGFPTATLAADGIHPDAYGYAWMADKWRQKLNTLGCF, encoded by the coding sequence ATGACGCTCTCGAATTCCCTCTTCGGCCTGACCCTCGTGTTCCTCTCCTGTGCTTCGATGGGCTGCGCCGTCGATTCGATGGATCCCGAGATGACCGACGGCGACGCTGCGTTCGTGATCGACGACGAGGACGAGGACGTCGCCGAGGCCGAGGCCGAGCTCGTCGTCGAGTGCAAGATCCAGCCCTTCGGCGACTCGCTCACCGCGGGCATCGGCGGGATCGACGGATATCGCGGCCAGCTCGTCCTGTTTCCCCCGGCCGTGGGGGCCCCGATCCGGATGGCGGGCCTCTCGGGCGCTTATTCGTCGTACAACCTCTGGGCGGCCGGCCAGCACCTACACTCGGGGTATCCGGGGTTCCGCGTCGATGAGCTCACGCCGTGGATCCAGACCAATTACGTCGGCGCGAACGTCATCCTCGTGCACGCCGGGACGAACGACCTCCTGCAGGGGCAAGGTCACCTCAATGCGGCGTACGATCTCGACATCATGGTCCGCTGGCTCCTCGCGTTCAACCCGACGGCGCGGATCCTCGTGGCGAAGATCATCCCGCTCGCGGGGGTGTACGCCCCGCTCAACGCCGAGGTGAATGCGTACAACGTTTACGTCGACGGCATCGTCTCGACGCTGAAGGCGCAAGGTCACGTGAAGGTCGACGTGGTCGACATGAACACAGGCTTCCCGACGGCGACGCTCGCCGCCGACGGCATCCACCCGGACGCCTACGGTTATGCCTGGATGGCAGACAAATGGCGGCAGAAGCTCAACACGCTCGGGTGCTTCTGA
- a CDS encoding ATP-binding protein, which yields MRAPLVLLVDDDPQSLKLLSDALAGQPFALAVALDGEMVLRQVRREAPDLVLLDALMPDMDGFEVCRRLQADPATRDIPIIFMTSLSDTASRVRGLELGAVDYVTKPFVRAELAARVRAQVAVRAGARALAEKNAELERAAAELARARDSLEAEVVRRTDELMATNQRLAHLNRVAAMTELATSIAHELNQPLAAILSNAQAARRLLQRSPPDVSEALLALGDIVEDDRRAGTIIQRMRAMLKKGAPRADALDLNELAREVARLVGNDALLRGATLRLDLGPRLPRVRGDGIQLQQVLLNLVVNGLDAVADRPAGGRLVVVRTRSDGKDRVSLSVEDAGKGIAQEDLERIFEAFFTTKAEGLGVGLAISRSIVEAHGGRLWAENNPGEGATFRCTLPIAEEGGV from the coding sequence ATGCGAGCGCCCCTCGTCCTGCTCGTCGACGACGACCCCCAGAGCCTGAAGCTCCTCTCGGACGCCCTCGCGGGTCAGCCCTTCGCCCTCGCCGTGGCGCTCGACGGCGAGATGGTCCTGCGGCAGGTCCGGCGCGAGGCGCCCGATCTCGTGCTGCTCGACGCGCTGATGCCCGACATGGATGGCTTCGAGGTCTGCAGGCGGCTGCAGGCGGATCCGGCGACGCGGGACATCCCGATCATCTTCATGACCTCGCTCTCCGACACGGCGAGCCGCGTGCGCGGGCTGGAGCTCGGCGCGGTCGATTATGTGACCAAACCCTTCGTGCGCGCCGAGCTCGCGGCCCGGGTGCGGGCGCAGGTCGCCGTCCGCGCCGGGGCGCGGGCGCTCGCGGAGAAAAACGCCGAGCTCGAGCGAGCGGCCGCGGAGCTCGCGCGGGCGCGGGACTCGCTGGAAGCGGAGGTCGTGCGCAGGACCGACGAGCTCATGGCGACGAATCAGCGCCTCGCGCACCTCAATCGCGTGGCCGCGATGACCGAGCTCGCGACCTCGATCGCGCACGAGCTGAACCAGCCGCTCGCCGCGATCCTCAGCAATGCGCAGGCGGCGCGGCGTCTCCTGCAAAGGTCGCCGCCGGACGTGTCCGAGGCCCTCCTGGCGCTCGGCGACATCGTGGAGGACGACCGCCGCGCGGGGACGATCATCCAGCGAATGCGGGCAATGCTGAAGAAGGGGGCGCCACGTGCGGACGCGCTGGATCTGAACGAGCTGGCGCGCGAGGTGGCGCGGCTCGTGGGCAATGACGCGCTCCTCCGGGGCGCGACGTTGCGGCTCGACCTCGGTCCGCGCCTGCCGCGGGTGCGAGGTGATGGTATCCAGCTCCAGCAGGTGCTGCTCAATCTGGTGGTCAATGGGCTCGACGCGGTCGCGGATCGCCCGGCCGGCGGGCGGCTCGTGGTCGTGCGGACCCGCAGCGACGGCAAGGATCGGGTGTCACTCTCGGTCGAGGACGCGGGCAAGGGAATCGCGCAGGAGGACCTGGAGCGGATCTTCGAGGCCTTCTTCACGACGAAGGCCGAGGGGCTCGGCGTGGGCCTGGCGATCAGCCGATCGATCGTGGAGGCGCACGGAGGTCGGCTCTGGGCCGAGAACAACCCCGGCGAGGGGGCGACGTTTCGATGTACACTCCCGATCGCGGAGGAGGGCGGCGTATAG
- a CDS encoding response regulator transcription factor, whose translation MTQPERTVFVVDDDPSVLRGLERLLRSAGYVVEAYASPRGFLEHAQDRPGCVVVDLRMPEISGLDLQEELARRGFPLPLVFLTGHGDVPSSVRAMKAGAIDFLSKPCDDTDLLAAVERALARDAAARAAREEIRTIQARFTELTPREREVCMLVARGLLNKQIAAELGAAEKTIKVHRGRVMEKLGVESVAELVRLVDRMEGA comes from the coding sequence ATGACCCAACCGGAGCGCACCGTCTTCGTGGTGGACGACGACCCCTCCGTGTTGCGCGGGCTGGAGCGGCTCCTGCGTTCGGCGGGGTACGTGGTCGAGGCCTATGCCTCCCCCCGCGGGTTCCTCGAACACGCGCAGGATCGGCCGGGGTGCGTGGTCGTGGACCTTCGCATGCCCGAGATCAGCGGCCTCGATCTGCAGGAGGAGCTCGCGCGACGAGGTTTCCCTCTCCCCTTGGTGTTCTTGACCGGCCACGGCGACGTGCCGAGCTCGGTGCGGGCGATGAAGGCGGGCGCGATCGATTTCCTCTCGAAGCCCTGCGACGACACGGACCTGCTCGCGGCGGTGGAGCGTGCGCTCGCGCGTGATGCAGCGGCGCGCGCGGCGCGGGAGGAGATCCGGACGATCCAGGCTCGTTTCACGGAGCTCACGCCGCGCGAGCGCGAGGTATGCATGCTCGTCGCGCGGGGCCTGCTCAATAAGCAGATCGCCGCGGAGCTCGGCGCGGCCGAGAAGACGATCAAGGTGCACCGGGGTCGCGTCATGGAGAAGCTCGGCGTGGAGTCGGTCGCGGAGCTCGTGCGGCTCGTGGATCGGATGGAAGGCGCCTGA
- a CDS encoding ATP-binding protein: MSRRLVAVLAGALVATPARASFAAPDIQARGVPWIRTFGLDDGIPQSTVEAIAFDAAGHLWIGTQGGVAHYDGRHFTHLSLPPEQASSWVQAVAGTRDGAVWFGMFSGHVLRYANASFTRFEAGEGLTAGREVVALVEAPSANGFALWAGTFDGLYRFEGERFTRVDLGLGLERVDVRALQPGRLPSGEPTLWVGTGRGLVHCEELRCAPIEPLAENVPPEKVVTALLETTDEGHRGVLWVGTAKGLVRYAEGRWELVAASGGALPAPLIRALAETVSGSGKRTLWVATDGGGIARWQDGVWTTLTKQNSALPDDYLNSLLSSGGAHGGRTLWIGTETGGLGRLRHDGWVGFTERNAGVPGAVRSVAEVVAPGGAPEIWLAVRNQLLRSSDSGFTPVLSPEDAAATSPWLSFLLPSRQKPGVVWAGGYTKGLHRWANGELSTFTRQNSSLPYEVVYAASESLDGRTLWVGTTAGAARLDENGKGPVYKESREGLIHENLIAILETTRPGGGTATWFGTTKGLSRLDDDGAWRRYTTTNSPLRADLIATLAELRDTRGARILWIGTAGGGVARYDLDAEAWLRGLDEKSTPPLPDSTVALARADALGRVYLGTNRGVARLTPRAPTPEDAAEFTVYAFTREDGLPGDECNGSASWVDSRGRVWVGTTEGAAVFDPAEEVPELAAWPLVFTSARAGDGALALAPGASLAWDRNTVSFDYALLHFLHEPSTRYRTQMVGFDAAPSEWSADAKVRYTNLPAGAYTFQVWGRDHAGAIAGPASIAFEVRPAPWRTWWAYLGYAVVASGLVAGGVRLRVRALARRNEELEEIVEERTTALKVAKEAADVANRAKSSFLASMSHELRTPLNGILGYTQLLARSPRLSREDLAGLGVVQRSGEHLLALIDDVLDLARIEAGKMELATSEVHLPALLQSVADLCRVRAEQKGLGFHYEPPKGAPMWVLVDEKRLTQVLLNLLGNAVKFTREGSVGLRVEARGDEFVFRVEDTGPGIAPADLARIFDPFEQAGDRGARAQGAGLGLTISRRIVEQMGGRLDVESVPGEGSTFTVALRLPVVDEEGPIGEAAPDDVVVGYEGARRVVLVVDDNEGNRAFLRDALGPIGFEVLLCEDGEGALSTLGVQQPDLVILDLALPDIGGDEVARRIRKTPALAGLPLVASSASVDEAPQRRARDAGCDEFLPKPVRLSALFDVLGRRLGLTWIHAPRGMTEETEETAPRVEPPAEVMAELLDLAERGRIPEVLKKLDTIEAEDARLSVWAAEVRAMAESFQLRELCAALAGPGL, translated from the coding sequence GTGAGCCGTCGCCTCGTCGCCGTCCTCGCCGGCGCGCTCGTCGCGACGCCGGCGCGCGCCTCCTTCGCCGCCCCCGACATCCAGGCCCGCGGCGTGCCCTGGATCCGCACGTTTGGCCTGGATGACGGCATCCCGCAGAGCACCGTCGAAGCCATCGCCTTCGACGCCGCGGGCCACCTGTGGATCGGCACGCAGGGCGGCGTAGCCCACTACGACGGGCGCCACTTCACGCATCTGTCATTGCCGCCCGAGCAGGCGTCGAGCTGGGTGCAGGCGGTCGCCGGGACGCGCGACGGCGCCGTCTGGTTCGGCATGTTCAGCGGCCACGTCCTTCGTTACGCGAACGCGAGCTTCACGCGCTTCGAGGCCGGCGAAGGCCTCACGGCTGGGCGGGAGGTCGTCGCGCTCGTCGAGGCGCCTTCCGCGAATGGGTTTGCGCTCTGGGCGGGGACATTCGACGGACTCTATCGGTTCGAGGGCGAGCGTTTCACCCGTGTCGATCTCGGGCTGGGGCTCGAGCGCGTGGACGTCCGCGCCCTGCAACCTGGGAGGCTCCCGAGCGGCGAGCCGACGCTCTGGGTCGGCACGGGCCGAGGTCTCGTGCACTGCGAGGAGCTTCGCTGCGCGCCCATCGAGCCCCTCGCGGAGAACGTCCCGCCGGAGAAGGTGGTCACTGCGCTCCTCGAAACGACCGACGAGGGACACCGCGGCGTGCTCTGGGTCGGCACGGCCAAGGGCCTCGTCCGGTACGCCGAGGGGCGCTGGGAGCTCGTCGCGGCCTCGGGCGGGGCCCTCCCGGCCCCGCTCATCCGCGCGCTCGCCGAGACCGTGAGCGGCTCGGGGAAACGGACGCTCTGGGTCGCCACCGACGGCGGGGGCATCGCCCGATGGCAGGACGGGGTGTGGACGACGCTGACCAAGCAGAACAGCGCCCTGCCGGACGATTACCTCAATTCGCTCCTGTCGAGCGGGGGAGCGCATGGCGGCCGCACGTTGTGGATCGGCACCGAGACCGGGGGCCTCGGACGCCTGCGGCACGATGGCTGGGTCGGCTTCACCGAGCGCAATGCGGGCGTGCCAGGCGCCGTGCGTAGCGTCGCGGAGGTCGTCGCGCCCGGCGGCGCGCCCGAGATATGGCTCGCCGTGCGCAATCAGCTCCTCCGGTCCTCCGATTCCGGCTTCACGCCGGTCCTCTCCCCCGAGGATGCCGCCGCGACGAGCCCGTGGCTCTCTTTCCTCCTGCCTTCGCGGCAAAAGCCCGGCGTGGTCTGGGCGGGCGGATACACCAAGGGGCTCCACCGCTGGGCCAACGGGGAACTTTCCACCTTCACCCGGCAGAACTCGTCGCTGCCGTACGAGGTCGTGTACGCCGCCAGCGAATCGCTCGACGGGCGTACCCTCTGGGTCGGGACGACGGCGGGCGCCGCGCGCCTCGACGAGAATGGCAAGGGGCCCGTCTACAAGGAGAGCCGCGAGGGCCTCATCCACGAGAACCTCATCGCCATTCTGGAGACCACGCGCCCCGGCGGGGGGACGGCGACCTGGTTCGGGACGACCAAGGGGCTGTCGCGGCTCGACGACGACGGCGCGTGGCGGAGGTACACGACCACGAATTCGCCCCTCCGCGCCGACCTCATCGCGACGCTCGCCGAGCTGCGCGACACGCGCGGGGCACGGATCCTCTGGATCGGCACGGCGGGCGGAGGCGTCGCGCGGTACGATCTCGACGCCGAGGCGTGGCTCCGGGGCCTCGACGAGAAATCGACCCCGCCTTTGCCGGACAGCACCGTGGCGCTCGCGCGCGCGGACGCCCTCGGGCGCGTGTATCTCGGGACCAACCGCGGCGTCGCGCGCCTGACCCCGCGCGCACCGACGCCGGAGGACGCTGCGGAGTTCACCGTCTATGCCTTCACGCGCGAGGACGGGCTGCCGGGCGACGAATGCAATGGAAGCGCCTCCTGGGTCGACAGCCGCGGGCGCGTCTGGGTGGGCACGACCGAGGGCGCGGCGGTCTTCGATCCGGCGGAAGAGGTCCCGGAGCTCGCGGCCTGGCCCCTCGTGTTCACGTCCGCGCGTGCTGGGGATGGCGCGCTCGCGCTCGCGCCGGGCGCCTCTCTCGCCTGGGACCGGAACACGGTGTCGTTCGATTACGCATTGCTCCACTTCCTCCACGAGCCGAGCACGCGTTACCGCACGCAGATGGTCGGCTTCGACGCGGCGCCGAGCGAATGGAGCGCGGACGCGAAGGTGCGATACACGAACCTGCCAGCGGGCGCGTACACGTTCCAGGTCTGGGGTCGTGATCACGCGGGCGCCATCGCCGGCCCGGCTTCGATTGCATTCGAGGTGAGACCCGCGCCCTGGCGGACGTGGTGGGCGTACCTGGGGTATGCCGTCGTGGCTTCGGGGCTCGTGGCGGGTGGGGTACGACTCCGCGTCCGGGCGCTCGCGCGGCGGAACGAGGAGCTCGAAGAGATCGTGGAAGAGCGGACGACGGCGCTGAAAGTGGCCAAGGAGGCGGCCGACGTGGCGAACCGCGCGAAATCGAGCTTCCTCGCCAGCATGAGCCACGAGCTGCGCACGCCGCTCAATGGCATCCTCGGCTACACGCAGCTCCTCGCCCGGTCCCCGCGGCTCTCGCGCGAGGATCTCGCGGGGCTCGGCGTCGTGCAGCGATCGGGCGAGCACCTGCTCGCGCTCATCGACGACGTGCTCGATCTCGCCCGGATCGAGGCGGGCAAGATGGAGCTCGCCACGTCGGAGGTCCACCTCCCGGCGCTCCTGCAAAGCGTCGCGGATCTGTGTCGGGTGCGCGCGGAGCAGAAGGGGCTCGGGTTTCACTACGAGCCGCCGAAGGGCGCGCCGATGTGGGTGCTCGTCGACGAAAAACGATTGACGCAGGTGCTCCTGAACCTGCTCGGCAATGCGGTGAAGTTCACCCGCGAGGGGAGCGTCGGCCTGCGCGTCGAGGCGCGCGGGGACGAATTCGTCTTTCGGGTGGAGGACACGGGCCCGGGGATCGCGCCCGCGGACCTCGCGCGGATCTTCGACCCGTTCGAGCAGGCCGGCGATCGGGGGGCGCGCGCCCAGGGCGCCGGGCTCGGGCTCACCATCAGCCGCAGGATCGTGGAGCAAATGGGAGGCCGGCTCGACGTGGAGAGTGTGCCCGGCGAGGGGAGCACATTCACGGTGGCGCTGCGGCTGCCCGTCGTCGACGAAGAGGGTCCGATCGGCGAGGCGGCTCCGGACGACGTCGTCGTGGGTTACGAGGGCGCGAGGCGCGTCGTCCTCGTGGTCGACGACAACGAGGGCAATCGTGCGTTCTTGCGGGACGCCCTCGGCCCTATCGGATTCGAGGTCCTGCTCTGCGAGGACGGCGAGGGAGCGCTTTCGACCCTCGGGGTGCAGCAGCCCGATCTCGTGATCCTCGACCTCGCTCTGCCCGACATCGGCGGCGACGAGGTCGCGCGGCGCATTCGCAAGACGCCCGCCCTCGCCGGTTTGCCCCTGGTCGCCTCCTCCGCCAGCGTGGACGAGGCTCCGCAGAGGCGCGCCAGGGACGCGGGCTGCGACGAATTCCTCCCCAAACCGGTGCGCCTCTCGGCCCTCTTCGACGTGCTCGGGCGTCGGCTCGGCCTCACGTGGATTCACGCGCCTCGGGGAATGACCGAAGAAACGGAGGAGACCGCCCCCCGCGTCGAGCCGCCCGCGGAGGTGATGGCCGAGCTCCTCGACCTCGCCGAGCGGGGGCGCATTCCGGAGGTCTTGAAGAAGCTCGACACCATTGAAGCGGAGGACGCGCGGCTCTCCGTGTGGGCCGCCGAGGTGCGGGCGATGGCGGAGTCGTTCCAGCTCCGCGAGCTCTGCGCCGCGCTCGCGGGACCCGGCCTGTAG